TCTGTCAATGATTGTTTTGGATGCTGTTTCTCACTTTTAGCTTTGCTTTAGAAACTTCTCAGTTTTGTTTTAGTTCGTCTTTTCAAGAGGACAGTTCTTAGAGTTGCGTTTTTTGAAGGAACGTCATTTTTGTTTTTTTTGTTGATGCGATACTGTTAAGTTTGTTGACCTAGCCATGCATGCATGGAGAGAATTCAACTACGTCTAGTAGTATATCAGCTGTTTATCTTCAAGTCTCTGATGGAGTATGTTGACTGCTTGATAAACGTCTTCTTCATGCTTGGCGCCTGTGCATACCAGTTTTCCGGTTGAAAACAGAAGAATAACGACTTTAGGCTCAGCCATTCGGTAGATGAGACCGGGGAATTGTTCAGGCTCGTACATGGTTTTCCCCAGTGAATAGGTTGCTTTTTCAAGGTCAATGGTTCCTCTTAGGCCTGCTGCAGCGACGATGTTCTGTACCTTCAGCTTCGGCTTGCCGATGATTAGTATTCCACTCTCCTTCAGTTCTTTGACAACTTTCATTACTGCTCTTCTTGCCTCTTTTTCCGACTTGGCTCCTGTGCACACCATCTTTCCCGAATTGAAAATTAGAGTGGCTGTTTTCGGCTTTTTCAAACGAAAAACGAGTCCTGGGAACTGTTCTGGGCGATATTCAACTCCAGGATGACCTTTCACCACAGCGTTCAAGTCAATTCTTTGATCCAATGATGCGGATGCAACCACGTTTTCGATGTTGATTGAAGCTTTAACCTCTGGCACTTGAGCACCTCTTTATAAGGATACCCGATATCAGTAGGAGTTATTCATAAAGGCTTGGTTCTAAGCCTCAGCTTCTTTCCTCAGCGAAGGACGACGCATGTAAAGCGAGCAAATAACTAACAATATGAGTTTGGTCACTGTTCTACCTACTACAAGAATGCATGCAGTCTAGTTTTTTATATTCAACTCTTTTCATTTATGGAATCTTTTTCATCAGATTTTTCCTCACCAGCAGTTTCTTCATCTTTTTCTTCTAGTACTTGCTTTTCAATGATTTCTTCTTTTTTCTGTTTTTCAACAGCTTCTTCTTTTATATCTGAGCTTACAGCTTTTTGACTACACCGTTTGCAAAGACCAGCATAATTAAGAAACTTTTCTGATTTACAAAGTTTGCATTTTCCATAAGTTTTTCCCACGATATCACCTTTTCAATTTTGTTCTATAAATTAATTAACCAATATATTTTGTGTGTGTGGGGGGTTAAATGTTTAA
This Candidatus Bathyarchaeota archaeon DNA region includes the following protein-coding sequences:
- a CDS encoding TATA box-binding protein gives rise to the protein MPEVKASINIENVVASASLDQRIDLNAVVKGHPGVEYRPEQFPGLVFRLKKPKTATLIFNSGKMVCTGAKSEKEARRAVMKVVKELKESGILIIGKPKLKVQNIVAAAGLRGTIDLEKATYSLGKTMYEPEQFPGLIYRMAEPKVVILLFSTGKLVCTGAKHEEDVYQAVNILHQRLEDKQLIYY